A genomic region of Vitis vinifera cultivar Pinot Noir 40024 chromosome 7, ASM3070453v1 contains the following coding sequences:
- the LOC100266715 gene encoding L-ascorbate oxidase homolog produces the protein MRPAIFLHFFFGTLACLSLLCVIAEDPSRYYTWTVTYGTISPLGSPQQGILINGQFPGPTIDCVTNDNIIVTVINKLDKPFLITWNGIKQRKTPWQDGTLGTNCPIPPNSNWTYKFQTKDQIGTYSYFPSTLMHRAAGGFGGFNIASRSVIPIPYPIPVEEFTLLVGDWYNSSHKALQAKLDSGIPLPLPNALLINGLPSGSTFTGEKGKTYKFRVSNVGISTSINFRIQAHTMTLVEVEGAHTVQDVYDSLDVHVGQSVAVLVTLHATVKDYFIVASTRFTKPVLTATSFLKYAGSSTPASEPLPIGPTYQIHWSMMQARTIRRNLTANAARPNPQGSFHYGTIPIQRTLILANSATKINGTLRYAVNGISYVNPATPLKLADYYNISGVFKLNSIKDTPPSGPAVFGTSVIGTTLHDFIEIVFQNNETTLQSWHLDGYTFWTVGFGSGQWTPDMRRRYNLADANSRHTVQVYPNSWSAVLASLDNKGMWNLRSAIWSRQYLGQQLYIRVWNNETSLFTEYDVPDNALYCGKAKRP, from the exons ATGAGGCCGGCCATTTTCCTGCATTTTTTCTTTGGAACATTGGCCTGTTTGAGTCTCCTCTGTGTTATAGCAGAGGACCCATCTAGATATTACACATGGACAGTCACATATGGAACAATTTCTCCTCTTGGGTCTCCTCAACAG GGTATCCTTATTAATGGACAGTTTCCTGGTCCTACGATTGATTGTGTGACCAATGACAACATTATTGTTACTGTCATCAACAAGCTGGATAAACCTTTCCTCATTACATG GAATGGGATTAAACAGAGAAAGACCCCATGGCAAGATGGAACGCTTGGCACCAATTGTCCAATCCCACCAAACTCAAACTGGACATACAAGTTCCAGACGAAGGATCAGATAGGAACCTACTCCTACTTCCCTTCAACTCTAATGCATAGAGCTGCTGGAGGTTTTGGGGGTTTTAATATTGCGTCCAGGTCTGTGATACCGATTCCATATCCTATACCAGTTGAAGAATTCACTCTACTTGTTGGCGATTGGTACAACTCTTCCCACAAG GCATTGCAGGCCAAATTGGACTCAGGTATTCCTCTTCCACTTCCTAATGCTCTTCTGATAAATGGGCTTCCTAGTGGTTCCACTTTCACCGGTGAAAAAG GGAAAACCTACAAGTTCAGGGTTTCAAATGTGGGCATATCAACTTCAATCAATTTTAGGATTCAGGCCCACACAATGACACTCGTTGAAGTAGAAGGAGCTCATACAGTGCAGGATGTTTATGACTCCCTGGATGTTCATGTGGGTCAATCTGTTGCTGTCCTGGTTACCTTGCATGCTACGGTCAAGGATTATTTCATCGTGGCCTCGACCCGGTTTACAAAGCCCGTCCTCACTGCTACTTCATTTCTTAAGTATGCTGGTTCCAGCACCCCTGCCTCTGAGCCATTGCCAATTGGTCCAACTTATCAGATTCACTGGTCAATGATGCAGGCAAGGACCATCAG ACGGAATTTGACTGCAAATGCAGCCAGGCCAAACCCTCAAGGGTCATTCCATTATGGGACCATACCGATACAAAGGACACTCATTTTAGCCAACTCTGCAACTAAGATCAATGGAACCCTAAGATATGCTGTTAATGGGATCTCCTATGTCAACCCCGCAACCCCATTGAAGCTTGCTGACTATTATAACATCTCGGGTGTCTTCAAGTTAAACTCCATCAAGGATACTCCTCCTTCTGGCCCTGCAGTTTTCGGCACCTCTGTCATAGGAACTACCCTTCATGACTTCATAGAAATTGTCTTCCAGAACAATGAGACCACTCTCCAATCTTGGCATCTGGATGGTTATACTTTCTGGACTGTCGG ATTTGGCTCCGGCCAGTGGACGCCTGACATGAGGAGGCGCTACAATCTGGCTGATGCTAACAGTAGACACACTGTCCAG GTATACCCCAATTCTTGGAGTGCAGTACTGGCATCTTTGGACAACAAAGGCATGTGGAACTTGAGGTCTGCAATATGGTCACGGCAGTATCTAGGACAGCAATTGTATATCAGAGTATGGAACAACGAAACGAGCTTGTTTACTGAGTATGATGTTCCTGATAATGCATTGTACTGTGGCAAGGCCAAGCGCCCATAA
- the LOC132254088 gene encoding LOW QUALITY PROTEIN: uncharacterized protein LOC116803646 (The sequence of the model RefSeq protein was modified relative to this genomic sequence to represent the inferred CDS: deleted 2 bases in 1 codon), which yields MEVLGMAGGKFEMNIPGETRGGMGGGGEAALGAVMGELLRAVLRAKDRVVRFKPMLQELQSTLESIIPKISEIDRLNQQLDDSQKGDIIKLRVALEKAQILVEKCERRLLELLEKESLRQKLQKLDHALLRLCQIELQVEQLRDARMVLVEVRQLYQKLDSLDRKMNWRVMTCTTISAT from the exons ATGGAGGTATTAGGTATGGCAGGAGGAAAATTCGAAATGAATATACCAGGGGAGACACGTGGAGGTATGGGAGGAGGAGGGGAGGCTGCTCTAGGAGCTGTGATGGGGGAGCTACTGAGGGCCGTACTGCGTGCAAAGGATAGGGTTGTGCGATTCAAACCCATGCTCCAAGAGCTCCAATCCACACTGGAGTCCATCATCCCAAAGATATCA GAAATTGACAGATTAAATCAACAGTTGGATGATTCTCAAAAGGGGGATATAATTAAGCTGAGGGTGGCGTTGGAGAAAGCCCAGATACTCGTGGAGAAGTGTGAACGTCGCTTGCTCGAACTGCTGGAAAAAGAATCGTTACGCCAAAAGCTTCAGAAATTGGATCATGCGCTTCTCAGATTGTGTCAGATTGAATTGCAGGTTGAGCAGTTAAGGGATGCCAGAATGGTATTGGTTGAGGTTAGGCAATTGTATCAGAAATTGGATTCCTTGGACAGGAAAATGAACTGGAGAGTAATGACATGCACGACTATTTCAGCCACTTAG
- the LOC100261514 gene encoding reticulon-like protein B13 → MSSTEKSSQPILDLARDILLWRRKKMSVMVFFISTATWVLMEVYQFNSITIVCWVGMAVVTSLFIWGNMCRLLGKEPPSLSGLEITEQSTTEMTILFRESIEEAVRWMFRVGAESEWYVFAGVVTGLWILSIVGSCMDLLTLAYIGIMMSMTIPVIYIKYEDKIKRYGERVKVHWRKLVEIVDEKVFMNVKNKLFKQKEKENEKKGMEKEKKVE, encoded by the exons ATGTCTTCAACAGAGAAAAGTTCACAACCCATACTAG ATTTAGCGAGAGATATATTGCTATGGAGGAGAAAGAAGATGAGCGTGATGGTGTTTTTCATATCAACAGCAACATGGGTATTGATGGAAGTCTACCAATTCAACTCCATCACCATCGTTTGTTGGGTGGGCATGGCGGTTGTTACTTCATTGTTCATATGGGGCAACATGTGCAGACTTCTTGGAAA AGAGCCCCCAAGCTTGTCCGGATTGGAAATCACAGAGCAGTCAACAACAGAGATGACAATTTTATTCAGAGAATCGATAGAAGAGGCAGTGCGATGGATGTTTCGCGTAGGAGCGGAGAGTGAGTGGTATGTTTTTGCAGGTGTAGTTACTGGTCTCTGGATACTCTCCATAGTGGGAAGCTGCATGGATCTCCTAACACTTGCTTACATAG GTATTATGATGAGCATGACCATTCCTGTAATCTATATAAAGTACGAGGACAAGATTAAAAGGTATGGAGAGAGGGTGAAGGTGCATTGGAGAAAACTTGTCGAGATTGTGGATGAGAAGGTGTTTATGAACGTGAAGAACAAGTTATTCAAacagaaggagaaggagaatgagaagaaggggatggagaaggagaagaaggttGAGTAG
- the LOC100249552 gene encoding L-ascorbate oxidase homolog, translating into MRKAVLLHLICVLLGVFLVNGEDPYKYYTWTVTYGTISPLGVPQQVILINGQFPGPALEVVTNDNIILDLINKLDQPFLLTWNGIKQRKNSWQDGVLGTNCPIPPNSNYTYKFQTKDQIGTFTYFPSTLFHKAAGGFGAINVYERPRIPIPFPDPAGDFTLLVGDWYKTSHKTLQQTLDSGKPLPFPDGVLINGQTSSSFSGDQGKTYMFRISNVGLSTSINFRIQGHTMKLVEVEGSHTLQNTYDSLDVHVGQSIAVLVTLDQLPKDYYIVASTRFTKQILTATAVLHYTNSHTPVSGPVPAGPTYQIHWSMKQARTYRWNLTASAARPNPQGSFHYGKITPSRTIMLANSAPRLNGKQRYAVNGVSYINTDTPLKLADYFNIPGVFSVNSIQDLPSGGSSFLSTSVMAANHHDFIEVVFQNNENTIQSWHLDGYDFWVVGYGFGQWTPARRKSYNLIDALTRHTAQVYPRSWTTIWVSLDNQGMWNMRSAVWERQYLGQQFYLRVFNPVHSPANEYDIPKNALLCGKAIGRHP; encoded by the exons ATGAGAAAAGCGGTTTTGCTCCACCTGATCTGTGTTTTGTTGGGTGTTTTCTTGGTGAATGGAGAGGACCCTTATAAATACTACACATGGACTGTCACCTATGGAACTATTTCTCCTCTGGGCGTCCCCCAACAG GTCATCCTCATCAATGGTCAGTTTCCTGGTCCGGCACTTGAGGTTGTGACTAATGACAACATAATCCTCGACCTGATTAATAAGCTTGACCAGCCTTTTCTCTTGACTTG GAATGGAATTAAACAGAGGAAGAACTCATGGCAAGATGGAGTATTGGGGACCAATTGTCCTATCCCCCCAAACTCAAACTACACCTACAAATTCCAAACTAAGGATCAGATTGGGACTTTCACATATTTCCCATCAACCCTTTTCCATAAAGCTGCTGGAGGGTTTGGAGCAATCAATGTCTATGAAAGACCTAGGATCCCAATCCCATTTCCAGACCCTGCTGGAGATTTCACTTTACTTGTTGGTGATTGGTACAAGACCAGCCATAAG ACATTACAGCAAACTCTGGACTCAGGGAAACCTCTTCCCTTCCCTGATGGTGTCCTTATAAATGGCCAGACTAGTTCTTCCTTCAGTGGTGATCAAG GTAAAACTTACATGTTCAGGATCTCAAACGTGGGCCTATCAACCTCAATCAACTTTAGGATTCAGGGGCATACAATGAAGCTAGTTGAGGTGGAAGGATCTCATACTCTTCAGAACACATATGATTCTCTTGACGTGCATGTGGGCCAATCCATTGCTGTTTTAGTTACCTTAGATCAGCTCCCAAAAGACTACTACATTGTTGCATCCACAAGGTTTACAAAGCAGATTCTCACTGCAACTGCAGTGTTACACTATACAAACTCTCACACCCCAGTTTCTGGGCCTGTGCCTGCTGGTCCTACCTATCAAATACACTGGTCTATGAAGCAGGCCAGAACCTACAG GTGGAACTTGACAGCAAGTGCAGCCAGACCCAACCCTCAGGGCTCATTCCATTATGGAAAGATAACACCATCAAGGACCATTATGTTGGCGAACTCAGCACCTCGACTAAATGGGAAGCAGCGCTATGCTGTTAATGGGGTCTCCTACATTAACACTGATACTCCTCTGAAGCTTGCTGATTATTTCAATATCCCTGGGGTATTCAGTGTAAATTCTATTCAAGACCTTCCCTCAGGTGGTTCCTCATTCCTGTCAACCTCTGTCATGGCAGCCAACCACCATGACTTCATTGAAGTTGTTTTCCAAAACAATGAGAATACCATTCAGTCTTGGCATCTCGATGGTTATGATTTTTGGGTAGTTGG TTATGGTTTTGGACAGTGGACACCAGCCAGAAGAAAAAGCTATAATCTAATTGATGCTCTTACTCGACACACTGCTCAG GTGTACCCCAGGTCTTGGACCACTATATGGGTTTCCTTGGACAACCAAGGCATGTGGAACATGAGGTCTGCAGTATGGGAAAGGCAATATCTTGGGCAGCAATTCTATCTCAGGGTCTTTAACCCAGTTCACAGCCCTGCTAATGAATATGATATTCCTAAAAATGCTCTACTTTGTGGAAAAGCCATAGGAAGGCACCCTTAG
- the LOC100251274 gene encoding pentatricopeptide repeat-containing protein At4g37170 encodes MKSEQVYKVGKILKLFSPRRAICSSSTTSQPQLSKPPIHNTFFKSGAKDELVKRLCRDNNFKEAIDILCEQKRLREAIQMLDHVDRPSAATYSTLLQLCLQLRALDEGMKVHAHTKTSGFVPGVVISNRILDMYIKCNSLVNAKRIFDEMAERDLCSWNIMISGYAKAGRLQEARKLFDQMTERDNFSWTAMISGYVRHDRHEEALELFRAMQRHENFKCNKFTMSSALAASAAIQSLHLGKEIHGHILRIGLDLDGVVWSALSDMYGKCGSIGEARHIFDKTVDRDVVSWTAMIDRYFKEGRREEGFALFSDFLKSGIWPNEFTFSGVLNACADHAAEELGKQVHGYMTRIGFDPSSFAASTLVHMYTKCGNIKNARRVFNGMPRPDLVSWTSLISGYAQNGQPDEALQFFELLLKSGTQPDHITFVGVLSACTHAGLVDKGLEYFDSIKEKHGLTHTVDHYACLIDLLSRSGRLQEAEDIIDKMPMKPDKFLWASLLGGCRIHGNLKLAKRAAEALFEIEPENPATYTTLANIYATAGLWGGVAEVRKVMDARGVVKKPGLSWIEIKREVHVFLVGDTSHAKSKEIHEFLGKLSKRMKEEGYVPDTNFVLHDVEEEQKEQNLSYHSEKLAVAFGIISTPAGTLIKVFKNLRTCVDCHTAIKFISKIAKRKIIVRDSNRFHCFEDGSCSCRDYW; translated from the coding sequence ATGAAATCAGAGCAAGTATATAAAGTcgggaaaattttaaaactcttCAGCCCCAGAAGGGCTATCTGTTCTTCTTCTACCACTTCTCAGCCCCAGTTGAGTAAGCCTCCTATTCACAATACTTTCTTCAAATCAGGTGCCAAAGATGAGCTTGTAAAACGTCTCTGCAGAGACAACAACTTCAAAGAAGCCATAGACATTCTATGCGAACAGAAACGTTTGCGTGAGGCAATTCAGATGCTGGACCACGTTGATCGACCCTCTGCCGCAACATACTCCACCCTCTTACAGCTCTGCCTCCAGCTTCGAGCCCTTGATGAGGGCATGAAGGTCCATGCCCACACCAAAACCTCCGGCTTTGTTCCTGGGGTTGTCATCTCCAACCGCATTCTTGATATGTATATCAAATGTAATAGCCTTGTTAATGCTAAAAGGATATTTGATGAAATGGCTGAGAGAGACTTGTGTTCTTGGAATATTATGATCTCTGGGTATGCAAAAGCGGGTCGGCTTCAGGAGGCTCGCAAACTGTTTGATCAAATGACGGAAAGAGATAATTTTTCTTGGACGGCAATGATATCTGGGTATGTTCGCCATGACCGGCATGAAGAAGCTTTGGAGTTGTTTAGAGCAATGCAAAGGCATGAGAACTTTAAATGCAATAAATTTACAATGTCTAGTGCTCTTGCTGCTTCTGCTGCCATTCAATCCCTGCATCTTGGGAAGGAGATTCATGGGCATATACTGCGAATAGGGTTGGATTTAGATGGCGTGGTTTGGAGCGCATTATCGGATATGTATGGGAAGTGTGGGAGTATAGGGGAAGCTCGACACATTTTTGATAAAACTGTTGACCGAGATGTTGTTTCATGGACGGCAATGATTGATAGATACTTCAAGGAGGGTAGAAGGGAAGAGGGATTTGCATTGTTCTCAGACTTTTTGAAATCTGGGATATGGCCCAATGAGTTCACTTTTTCTGGGGTTCTAAATGCATGTGCAGATCATGCTGCGGAGGAATTGGGTAAGCAGGTTCATGGGTATATGACGAGAATTGGGTTTGACCCGTCCTCATTTGCAGCTAGTACGCTTGTTCACATGTACACAAAGTGTGGGAATATTAAGAATGCAAGACGGGTTTTCAATGGGATGCCGAGACCGGATTTAGTATCATGGACTTCCCTGATTAGTGGTTATGCTCAGAATGGTCAACCTGATGAGGCTCTTCAGTTCTTTGAGCTGCTACTCAAATCAGGAACTCAGCCTGATCACATTACCTTTGTTGGGGTTCTTTCTGCTTGTACTCATGCTGGCTTAGTTGATAAAGGACTCGAGTATTTCGACTCAATAAAGGAAAAACATGGGCTAACACATACTGTTGATCACTATGCTTGTCTCATTGATCTATTGAGCCGATCTGGTCGACTCCAAGAAGCAGAAgatattattgataaaatgCCGATGAAGCCTGATAAGTTTTTGTGGGCTTCTTTGCTTGGTGGTTGTAGAATTCATGGAAATCTTAAACTTGCAAAACGAGCAGCAGAAGCGTTATTTGAGATAGAGCCTGAGAACCCAGCTACATATACAACTCTGGCCAACATCTATGCTACAGCTGGTTTGTGGGGTGGTGTTGCAGAAGTCAGGAAGGTGATGGATGCTAGAGGAGTGGTAAAGAAACCAGGTTTGAGTTGGATTGAGATTAAGCGAGAGGTTCATGTGTTCTTAGTGGGAGACACATCCCATGCAAAATCCAAGGAAATACATGAGTTTCTGGGGAAGCTTTCAAAGAGGATGAAGGAAGAAGGGTATGTTCCTGACACGAACTTTGTGTTGCATGATGTGGAGGAGGAGCAGAAGGAACAAAACCTTTCCTACCACAGCGAAAAGCTTGCAGTCGCATTTGGGATTATTTCTACCCCAGCAGGAACATTAATCaaagtttttaagaatttaagaaCTTGCGTAGACTGCCACACTGCCATTAAATTCATCTCCAAGATTgctaagagaaaaataattgtgaGGGATTCGAATCGGTTTCATTGTTTTGAGGATGGGAGCTGTTCATGTAGAGACTACTGGTGA
- the LOC100244391 gene encoding dof zinc finger protein DOF1.1 yields MIQELLGGGAGLIGGERKITINGGILEASPSPSPSPSPSSSSSGNTTTVTTAAAATTSSASENLRCPRCDSSNTKFCYYNNYNLTQPRHFCKTCRRYWTKGGALRNVPIGGGCRKNKNTSVSTAVGKSSAGKAKSAVSEIGKSGLGGGFDHEIPSNPILWASPQNSHLLALLRATQNPNPNPSPISNSVTVKDDGVMIGSHMTSESGVGTGAVNIARNMGLDHLNQLPSIGLCSSYWRNNQHQTQQHQQNSHHQQQNGFILGEVQNTGIQELYQRLRSSTNYYTDHSPVVLSNAVSSSSSILESAPIAGGELGYWNPTFSWSDLPTTNGAYP; encoded by the coding sequence atgatTCAAGAGCTGTTAGGGGGAGGTGCTGGACTTATAGGAGGAGAGAGGAAAATCACCATTAATGGAGGAATTTTAGAGGCCTCTCCCTCTCCTTCTCCTTCAccttctccatcttcttcttcttctggcaATACTACTACTGTTACCACTGCTGCTGCTGCTACCACTTCTTCTGCTTCTGAGAATTTGAGGTGTCCTCGCTGTGATTCTTCCAATACTAAGTTTTGTTATTACAACAACTATAACCTTACACAGCCTCGCCACTTCTGCAAGACCTGCCGGAGGTATTGGACTAAAGGCGGTGCCCTCCGCAATGTTCCGATTGGAGGGGGTTGCCGGAAGAACAAGAACACTAGCGTTTCAACAGCTGTGGGGAAATCGAGTGCCGGAAAGGCCAAGAGCGCGGTGTCCGAGATCGGAAAATCGGGTCTGGGAGGTGGGTTTGATCACGAGATACCTTCCAACCCAATTCTTTGGGCGTCGCCGCAGAATTCTCATCTGCTGGCCTTACTGAGAGCCACCCAGAACCCTAATCCTAACCCTAGTCCAATATCGAATTCTGTAACTGTGAAGGATGATGGGGTTATGATTGGATCCCACATGACCTCGGAGTCAGGAGTGGGAACAGGTGCAGTAAATATTGCTCGGAACATGGGGTTGGATCATCTGAACCAGCTTCCTTCTATTGGTCTGTGCAGCTCTTACTGGAGAAACAATCAACATCAAACTCAACAGCACCAACAAAACAGCCACCATCAACAGCAAAATGGCTTTATACTTGGTGAAGTTCAAAACACTGGGATTCAGGAGCTGTATCAAAGGCTTAGATCATCCACTAATTATTACACCGATCATTCACCAGTAGTTCTCAGCAATGCGGTTTCTTCCTCTTCATCCATTTTGGAGTCTGCTCCGATTGCGGGAGGTGAATTGGGTTACTGGAATCCGACCTTTTCGTGGTCTGATCTTCCAACAACTAATGGTGCATATCCTTAA
- the LOC100246132 gene encoding probable disease resistance protein At5g66900 — protein MALELIGGTVVETLMGELIKAILDEGKKAAEFQAIFDRLQSTLISIGPTIQEIERLNKESDRSKETEQLVQMLKHGKELIQKCSKVTWWHYHKKWKYSNKLLDLDESLLRFFQVDMAVQGFRDIKEIKLGQRDPYHLKLGPCQAPDPPPLTVGLDIPLQELKMRLFRDDASVIVVSAPGGCGKTTLAKMLCHDHQVKEKFKNIFYVTVSKAFNLNAIVQSLFQHNGHGVRVFQNDEDAVNQLEGLLKQKAPAPMLLVLDDVWSGSESLLDNFVFKIPNYKILITSRFDFPRFGSTYKLPLLKDEDAMTLFRSSAFQQDGRSYMPDDDLVEKIVKGCKGFPLALRVVGRSLCGQPAEAWESRLLTWSEGQSIFSSDSDLLPCLQSSLDALVDKGILKECFMDLSSFPEDQKIPAAALIDMWAELYKLHTDDVFAINNLQELSFRNLLSLVDARKDESDVNGCYNDTYVMLHDLLRELAIYQSSQEPIEQRKRLIVDLSGDKVPNWWTQDNQQPFGARLLSISTDELFSSSWCNIQTPEVEVLILNFQSKENYTLPEFIKQMEKLKVLVLTNNGPSPAQLINFSVLGSLPSLKRIRFEQVRIPPLCNTTAEFKNLEKISLVMCKISEALSNRSIQISNMFPNLVELNIDYCNDLVELLEGLCDLVELKKLSISNCPKLSALPKGIGKLGNLEVLRLRDCVKLSGLPDSIGRLHKLSVLDISGCLQIKEIPKQMGELCNLRKIHMRECWSLCRSELPASVMNLVGLKKVICDTETAKLWEPFEYHLKNLRISVPEENINLNWL, from the exons ATGGCTTTGGAACTTATTGGAGGGACAGTCGTGGAAACACTGATGGGAGAATTGATAAAAGCGATTTTAGATGAGGGGAAAAAGGCAGCTGAGTTCCAGGCCATCTTCGATCGCCTCCAATCCACGCTCATCTCCATAGGTCCAACGATCCAAGAGATTGAAAGGTTAAACAAAGAGTCGGATCGTTCAAAGGAAACAGAGCAGTTGGTCCAAATGTTAAAACATGGGAAGGAGCTTATTCAAAAGTGCTCCAAGGTCACTTGGTGGCACTATCATAAGAAGTGGAAGTACAGCAATAAACTTCTGGACCTGGATGAGTCTCTTCTTCGTTTCTTTCAGGTGGATATGGCAGTGCAGGGATTCAGGGACATCAAGGAGATTAAGTTGGGTCAGAGAGATCCATACCATTTGAAATTGGGTCCATGCCAGGCTCCTGATCCTCCTCCTCTTACAGTTGGACTGGATATACCCCTGCAAGAGTTGAAGATGCGGCTGTTTAGGGATGATGCATCGGTGATTGTGGTTTCAGCTCCCGGAGGATGTGGGAAGACCACCTTGGCTAAAATGCTTTGTCATGATCATCAAGTTAAAG AAAAATTCAAGAACATCTTCTATGTTACCGTATCAAAAGCGTTCAACCTGAATGCCATTGTACAGAGTCTATTTCAACATAATGGTCATGGGGTTCGAGTTTTTCAAAATGATGAAGATGCAGTCAACCAATTGGAAGGACTACTGAAGCAAAAAGCACCAGCTCCTATGCTTCTGGTTCTAGATGATGTTTGGAGTGGATCAGAATCCCTTCTTGACAATTTTGTGTTTAAAATACCAAATTACAAGATTCTGATTACATCAAGATTTGACTTTCCAAGATTTGGTTCTACCTATAAGTTGCCATTGTTGAAGGATGAAGATGCCATGACTCTTTTTCGTAGCTCAGCATTCCAGCAAGATGGGAGGTCTTATATGCCTGATGACGACCTTGTGGAAAAG ATTGTGAAAGGCTGCAAGGGATTTCCTCTGGCCCTCAGAGTCGTTGGTAGATCACTATGTGGCCAGCCTGCAGAGGCATGGGAAAGTAGACTGCTGACATGGTCAGAAGGCCAGTCCATTTTCAGTTCAGATAGTGATCTACTTCCTTGCCTCCAAAGTAGCTTAGATGCCTTGGTTGACAAGGGTATACTGAAGGAGTGTTTTATGGACTTGAGCTCATTTCCTGAAGACCAAAAAATTCCTGCCGCTGCTCTTATAGATATGTGGGCAGAACTGTACAAACTCCATACAGATGATGTCTTTGCCATTAATAACCTCCAAGAACTCTCCTTCCGGAATCTGCTTAGTCTTGTAGATGCAAG GAAAGATGAAAGTGATGTTAATGGCTGCTACAATGACACCTATGTCATGCTGCATGATCTTCTCAGAGAGCTAGCTATTTATCAAAGCAGCCAGGAACCCATAGAACAGAGGAAAAGACTAATTGTGGACTTATCTGGAGACAAAGTTCCTAACTGGTGGACACAAGACAACCAACAACCCTTTGGGGCTCGCCTTTTGTCTATCTCCACAG ATGAACTGTTCTCCTCAAGCTGGTGCAACATACAAACACCTGAAGTGGAGGTCCTAATACTGAACTTCCAGTCAAAGGAAAACTACACATTACCAGAGTTCATCAAGCAAATGGAGAAACTGAAGGTTCTAGTACTAACAAATAATGGCCCCAGCCCTGCCCAACTGATTAATTTTTCAGTGCTGGGTTCTTTACCCAGTCTAAAGCGAATCAGGTTCGAGCAGGTTCGAATTCCTCCCCTTTGCAACACCACAGCAGAATTCAAGAACTTGGAGAAAATATCCTTGGTTATGTGTAAAATCAGTGAGGCTCTCAGCAACCGTAGCATTCAGATTTCAAACATGTTTCCAAATCTTGTGGAGCTCAATATTGATTACTGCAATGACTTGGTGGAATTACTTGAGGGGCTTTGTGATTTAGTGGAACTAAAGAAGCTTAGCATCAGCAACTGTCCAAAGCTATCTGCTCTACCCAAAGGAATAGGGAAGCTGGGAAATTTGGAAGTGCTAAGGCTCCGAGACTGCGTGAAACTGTCAGGATTGCCGGACTCAATTGGAAGGCTCCATAAGTTGAGCGTACTTGATATTAGCGGTTGTCTGCAAATAAAGGAAATACCAAAACAAATGGGAGAGTTATGTAATTTGAGAAAGATCCACATGAGAGAGTGCTGGAGCTTGTGCAGGAGCGAGTTGCCAGCATCAGTGATGAATCTGGTGGGTTTGAAGAAGGTAATCTGCGACACAGAAACAGCCAAGCTGTGGGAACCTTTTGAGTACCATCTCAAGAACTTGAGGATATCAGTGCCAGAAGAGAATATCAACTTGAACTGGCTTTGA